The following proteins are encoded in a genomic region of Leishmania mexicana MHOM/GT/2001/U1103 complete genome, chromosome 25:
- a CDS encoding RNA-binding protein, putative, UPB2 encodes MAQHMTPQQQPPQQQPPQQVYNPEPEALRNLMVNYIPTTVDEVQLRQLFERFGPIEGVKIVCDRETRQSRGYGFVKYHSAASAQQAVNELNGFNILNKRLKVALAASGNQRQRNYNPQQNANPAANMGYYGGNFAAGYPQANPYAQHQMMAMQQQYMMQQPGQQPRQ; translated from the coding sequence ATGGCGCAGCACATGACcccccagcagcagccgcctcagcagcagccgccgcagcaggtgTACAACCCCGAGCCGGAGGCACTGCGTAACCTGATGGTGAACTACATCCCCACCACTGTCGATGAggtgcagctccgccagctgttCGAGCGATTTGGCCCGATCGAGGGCGTCAAGATCGTGTGCGACCGCGAGACGCGCCAGAGCCGCGGCTACGGCTTCGTGAAGTACCActccgcggcgtccgcgcaGCAGGCTGTGAACGAGCTGAACGGGTTCAACATCCTGAACAAGCGCCTGAAGGTGGCGCTTGCGGCGTCGGGCAaccagcgccagcgcaaCTACAACCCGCAGCAGAACGCGAACCCTGCTGCGAACATGGGGTACTACGGTGGCAACTTCGCTGCCGGCTACCCGCAGGCGAACCCGTACGCGCAGCATCAGATGatggcgatgcagcagcagtacatGATGCAGCAGCCGGGACAGCAGCCTCGCCAGTAA
- a CDS encoding RNA-binding protein, putative, UPB1, whose product MSQQMTPPQQQPPQQQQQLQQQPPQQVYNPEPEALRNLMVNYIPTTVDEVQLRQLFERFGPIEGVKIVCDRETRQSRGYGFVKYHSAASAQQAVNELNGFNILNKRLKVALAASGNQRQRNYNPQQNANPAANMGYYGGNFAAGYPQANPYAQHQMMAMQQQYMMQQPGQQPRQ is encoded by the coding sequence ATGTCTCAGCAGATGACCcctcctcagcagcagcccccgcagcagcagcagcagctccagcagcagccgccgcagcaggtgTACAACCCCGAGCCGGAGGCACTGCGTAACCTGATGGTGAACTACATCCCCACCACTGTCGATGAggtgcagctccgccagctgttCGAGCGATTTGGCCCGATCGAGGGCGTCAAGATCGTGTGCGACCGCGAGACGCGCCAGAGCCGCGGCTACGGCTTCGTGAAGTACCActccgcggcgtccgcgcaGCAGGCTGTGAACGAGCTGAACGGGTTCAACATCCTGAACAAGCGCCTGAAGGTGGCGCTTGCGGCGTCGGGCAaccagcgccagcgcaaCTACAACCCGCAGCAGAACGCGAACCCTGCTGCGAACATGGGGTACTACGGTGGCAACTTCGCTGCCGGCTACCCGCAGGCGAACCCGTACGCGCAGCATCAGATGatggcgatgcagcagcagtacatGATGCAGCAGCCGGGACAGCAGCCTCGCCAGTAA